The Hyperthermus butylicus DSM 5456 genome includes a region encoding these proteins:
- a CDS encoding GNAT family N-acetyltransferase, whose product MKYSHPESLARFAVEIRNSGYRGLAVVHSNRLQWLLNTTAEVLDGNCIAVAPQSLAVPRRCRPGSPGGFERLLGSEADYVIIATDGLLRPNLVAGLAGVVSSGGMLVIMAPPLHEWNPGPSGGVGGYRRYLLSSLREARVLLWADADTGEVYAYQPPRGRAHEWLLGPRGYEPRFGAPRRLLGLAATPSQAEALDRFSLYLDAGYRSFLVTGDRGRGKSYLLGLAVALAVKRGAAGEAVAVAPSPASLASFYKGLIRGLRVLGLRYRIRRVGGDVVAVTGPWGRIAYAAPDDAKPTGLLVVDEAAAVGVARLRRLAWKSGRVLAATTIHGYEGSGRVFQHMVEDVLPKPLERVELREPIRYPPGDPLEDWVNRVFVLKPEPDYPAPASVDECRVEQLEPRSLAEQPEAVRRLVQLLALAHYRTEPDYLLVILESRNHILHALVCGGSLAAAADVALEEWGLEEPARIALKILWLQADSAAKELKAARIVRIAVHPELQRRGLGRKLLSAVEDWARGKGVDIVAALFGRHDVIGFWVKTGYTLFYVSPRYNKATGEKNLGFAKPLTPKGAEVLTNASRRARRKLVLGAHSTYRDLAAEKTAILLRATQPLHDAPIVLEQLDHKALNTYMEGVVELEQVIDSAYLATASALLAGCEDRLDDRSLVALVARILQGKPIGETAEILGASVEEAQALLREALKALIGCRRSRTQRRSP is encoded by the coding sequence ATGAAGTATAGCCACCCGGAGAGCCTTGCAAGGTTCGCCGTGGAGATACGCAACTCTGGCTACCGTGGCCTCGCTGTAGTTCACAGCAATAGGCTCCAGTGGCTGCTGAATACTACCGCTGAAGTGCTGGACGGTAATTGTATAGCTGTGGCCCCCCAGTCCCTTGCTGTCCCCAGGCGTTGCAGGCCCGGCTCTCCTGGCGGGTTTGAGAGGCTACTTGGCAGCGAGGCCGACTACGTTATCATTGCTACCGACGGCTTGCTACGACCCAACCTTGTGGCAGGCCTCGCAGGAGTAGTTTCCTCGGGAGGAATGCTGGTCATCATGGCACCGCCGCTGCACGAGTGGAATCCAGGGCCCAGTGGCGGCGTGGGGGGCTACCGTCGCTACCTCCTCTCCTCACTGCGCGAGGCTAGAGTGCTCCTCTGGGCCGACGCTGATACCGGTGAGGTGTACGCGTACCAGCCACCCAGGGGGAGAGCCCACGAGTGGCTCCTCGGCCCCCGAGGCTACGAGCCCAGGTTTGGAGCGCCGAGGAGGCTCCTCGGGCTCGCCGCCACGCCCAGCCAGGCAGAGGCGCTGGACAGGTTCAGTCTATACCTCGACGCTGGCTATCGCAGCTTCCTGGTAACCGGCGACCGGGGCAGAGGCAAGAGCTACCTGCTAGGCCTAGCTGTCGCCCTAGCCGTAAAGCGTGGAGCAGCTGGCGAGGCTGTGGCCGTCGCACCTAGCCCTGCTAGCCTAGCGAGCTTCTACAAGGGACTCATTCGCGGCCTGCGAGTCCTAGGCCTACGTTACCGCATCCGCCGAGTCGGCGGCGATGTCGTAGCTGTTACGGGGCCCTGGGGTCGTATAGCCTACGCAGCTCCCGACGATGCTAAGCCAACCGGACTCCTTGTAGTCGACGAGGCCGCCGCCGTGGGAGTTGCAAGGCTCCGTAGACTAGCCTGGAAGAGCGGCAGAGTGCTGGCTGCAACAACGATACACGGCTACGAGGGTAGCGGCAGAGTGTTCCAACACATGGTCGAGGATGTGCTCCCCAAGCCCCTTGAGAGGGTTGAGCTACGTGAGCCGATACGCTACCCGCCCGGGGACCCCCTCGAGGACTGGGTTAACAGGGTGTTCGTGCTAAAGCCCGAGCCCGACTACCCAGCTCCAGCCAGTGTTGATGAGTGCAGGGTTGAGCAGCTAGAGCCCCGCAGCCTCGCCGAGCAGCCGGAGGCTGTTAGGAGGCTAGTCCAACTCCTAGCGCTAGCTCACTATCGCACGGAGCCCGACTACCTCCTCGTCATCCTCGAGTCCCGAAACCACATACTTCACGCCCTAGTCTGCGGTGGCAGTCTAGCAGCTGCGGCCGATGTGGCACTGGAGGAGTGGGGGCTAGAGGAGCCCGCGAGGATCGCTCTTAAGATTCTGTGGCTCCAAGCAGACAGTGCGGCAAAGGAGCTGAAGGCTGCCAGGATCGTGAGGATAGCCGTCCACCCCGAGCTGCAGCGCCGCGGCCTTGGCAGGAAGCTGCTAAGCGCTGTCGAGGACTGGGCCCGCGGCAAAGGAGTAGACATTGTTGCCGCACTGTTTGGCCGCCACGACGTCATAGGGTTCTGGGTTAAGACCGGCTACACACTGTTCTACGTGAGCCCCCGCTACAACAAGGCTACGGGCGAGAAGAACCTCGGCTTCGCAAAGCCCCTAACCCCCAAGGGTGCAGAGGTGCTCACGAACGCCTCCAGGAGGGCACGGAGGAAGCTAGTTCTAGGTGCACATAGCACCTACCGCGACCTAGCAGCAGAAAAGACGGCTATACTCCTGAGGGCTACCCAGCCCCTCCACGATGCGCCGATAGTACTCGAACAGCTGGACCACAAGGCGCTCAACACCTATATGGAGGGAGTGGTCGAGCTAGAGCAGGTAATAGACTCCGCATACCTAGCCACGGCATCAGCCCTACTGGCAGGCTGCGAAGACAGACTAGATGACCGCAGCCTAGTAGCGCTCGTGGCGAGAATACTTCAAGGAAAACCGATCGGTGAAACAGCGGAAATCCTGGGAGCCAGCGTAGAAGAAGCACAAGCGCTCCTGCGGGAAGCACTCAAAGCATTAATTGGGTGCAGGAGGAGTAGGACTCAACGTCGGAGCCCGTGA
- a CDS encoding ABC transporter ATP-binding protein, whose protein sequence is MNGLPLVVEELHAGYGKLQILYGVSVKAKPGELVAIVGPNGSGKSTLLKTIFGFTTVYRGRIILGGRDITKIPPSRKPYLGLAYVPQVDNIFARLTVEENLKLSRIVFRERYASSPSPQKDGASPDKLFEDMLEEIYNMFPVLRERRKQKAGTLSGGERQMLAIARALLMKPQVLLLDEPTAALAPKIAEEIFRKIREIADRGVTVLLVEQNARRALEIADRGYILVQGRVAYEGPSKEILSHPELSKLYLGISK, encoded by the coding sequence GTGAATGGTCTCCCCCTCGTCGTCGAGGAACTACACGCAGGCTATGGGAAGCTACAGATACTCTACGGCGTATCGGTAAAGGCTAAGCCTGGAGAATTGGTAGCCATTGTTGGGCCAAACGGTAGCGGCAAGAGTACACTCCTAAAGACGATATTCGGCTTCACAACAGTATATCGTGGCAGGATAATTCTCGGCGGGAGAGACATCACCAAGATTCCTCCCAGTAGAAAGCCCTACCTCGGGCTAGCCTACGTGCCACAGGTGGACAACATATTTGCAAGGCTCACCGTTGAGGAGAACCTAAAGTTGTCCAGGATAGTGTTTAGGGAAAGGTATGCGAGTAGCCCTTCACCGCAAAAGGATGGTGCTAGTCCTGATAAGCTGTTTGAAGATATGCTAGAGGAGATCTACAACATGTTCCCAGTGCTGCGCGAGAGGAGGAAACAGAAAGCGGGCACGCTGAGTGGCGGCGAGAGACAGATGTTAGCAATAGCGAGGGCACTCCTCATGAAGCCCCAGGTTCTACTACTTGACGAGCCTACCGCTGCACTGGCACCCAAGATTGCTGAAGAGATATTCAGGAAGATAAGGGAAATAGCTGATAGGGGTGTAACCGTTCTCCTCGTGGAACAGAATGCCAGGAGGGCGCTCGAGATAGCTGATAGGGGGTATATACTCGTCCAGGGCCGAGTAGCCTATGAGGGCCCGTCCAAGGAGATACTGTCACATCCCGAGCTCAGCAAGCTATACCTTGGCATCTCAAAGTAG
- a CDS encoding ABC transporter ATP-binding protein, which produces MKGGYDFDKYILVVEDLYKYFGGIRAVDGVSLRVPRRSIIGLIGPNGSGKTTLFNVVAGLYKPDKGRIIFDGVDIAGRKPHEIYKLGLIRTFQNPRLWTSLTVFENVLGAAENRKGENIAGALFQRLWEGQERKLAGEALDWIDFVELSSVDHMLPLNISGGQMKLAELARALMARAKLLLLDEPSAGVNPTLARRIFEGIERLRSEYGLTFLIIEHRLEILFDFVDYVYVMHRGKIVAEGKPEEVAENPVVLDIYLGG; this is translated from the coding sequence ATGAAGGGAGGCTACGACTTTGACAAATACATATTGGTTGTTGAGGACCTCTACAAGTACTTTGGCGGCATACGTGCAGTAGACGGTGTAAGCCTTAGAGTGCCGCGTCGCAGCATAATTGGCCTCATAGGCCCCAATGGTAGTGGTAAGACGACATTATTCAATGTTGTGGCTGGATTGTACAAGCCCGACAAGGGCCGCATAATCTTCGACGGAGTCGACATAGCGGGTAGGAAGCCACATGAGATATACAAGTTGGGGCTTATAAGGACATTTCAGAATCCAAGGCTATGGACGAGCCTAACAGTGTTCGAGAACGTGCTAGGCGCTGCCGAGAACCGGAAAGGCGAGAACATTGCAGGAGCGCTTTTCCAGAGGCTCTGGGAGGGGCAGGAGAGAAAGCTGGCAGGAGAAGCACTAGACTGGATAGACTTCGTCGAGCTGTCCAGCGTGGATCACATGCTCCCCCTAAACATCAGCGGAGGACAGATGAAGCTAGCGGAGCTTGCACGCGCCCTAATGGCGCGTGCTAAACTACTCTTACTAGACGAGCCATCTGCCGGCGTGAATCCCACCCTGGCCAGGAGGATATTCGAGGGGATAGAGAGGCTGAGAAGCGAGTACGGGCTAACCTTCCTAATAATCGAGCACAGGCTGGAGATACTTTTCGACTTCGTCGACTACGTGTACGTAATGCACCGTGGCAAGATAGTTGCCGAGGGCAAACCGGAGGAGGTTGCTGAGAACCCGGTCGTGCTAGACATTTACCTTGGAGGGTGA
- a CDS encoding branched-chain amino acid ABC transporter permease, which translates to MDVVSFLVQYLVVAGVYSLLAISMNIEYGWAGIPNFGKAAFIAAGGIAAAITATRIGPPLLLGMDPASPATLDFFGYYNGAVLPAYQQHPLDTWLVFAISALIGGAIAVVMAVAFSYPAVRLREDYLAIALLMAAQLVWLVIRVYKPIMGGTMSLPLPGPDFKSIAARIAGPNPPAVLVDTLRALFVWGLVILYLYYVEKQMNSPFGRKLRMIRDDEVAAEALGRNVARARLEAMVIGSFLAGIAGAVYSLVYFSSVNPDNYLPELTFLVLTFVLVGGVGNNVGSILGAAAMAFIERLSYTVGTNLAAFHGLDWGSYIYYLVYGLAIILAIFFRPYGLLPEKPVRTPAWKVYMAVRGKTPPFMQNILDKLRMRR; encoded by the coding sequence GTGGATGTGGTTAGCTTCCTTGTACAATACCTTGTAGTGGCGGGGGTCTACTCCCTACTAGCTATAAGCATGAACATAGAGTATGGATGGGCGGGCATACCGAATTTTGGAAAGGCCGCCTTCATAGCTGCTGGAGGCATAGCAGCGGCGATTACCGCTACGAGGATTGGACCCCCACTCCTCCTAGGTATGGATCCGGCATCGCCGGCAACACTGGACTTCTTCGGGTACTACAACGGGGCGGTACTGCCCGCGTACCAGCAGCACCCTCTAGATACATGGCTTGTGTTTGCCATATCCGCCTTGATAGGCGGCGCTATCGCTGTAGTGATGGCCGTAGCGTTCTCGTATCCCGCTGTAAGGCTGAGAGAGGACTATCTGGCAATCGCACTGCTGATGGCTGCCCAGCTGGTGTGGCTTGTAATTAGGGTCTACAAGCCGATAATGGGTGGCACAATGTCTCTCCCGCTACCCGGCCCCGACTTCAAGTCAATAGCTGCCAGGATTGCTGGGCCCAACCCGCCAGCAGTGCTTGTGGATACACTTCGTGCCCTCTTCGTATGGGGGCTTGTCATCCTCTACCTGTACTATGTCGAGAAGCAGATGAACTCTCCCTTCGGCAGAAAGCTGAGGATGATTCGGGACGACGAGGTTGCAGCTGAGGCTCTCGGCAGGAACGTAGCCAGGGCAAGGCTAGAGGCTATGGTTATAGGCTCATTCCTTGCCGGTATAGCTGGCGCCGTCTACTCCCTGGTCTACTTTAGCAGCGTAAACCCAGACAACTATCTCCCCGAGCTTACATTCCTGGTCCTCACATTCGTGCTTGTAGGCGGCGTAGGAAACAATGTGGGCAGCATACTTGGTGCCGCCGCTATGGCCTTTATCGAGAGGCTCAGCTACACCGTGGGTACAAACCTAGCTGCATTCCACGGGCTAGACTGGGGGAGCTACATCTACTACCTCGTCTATGGCCTCGCAATAATACTCGCCATATTCTTCCGGCCCTACGGGCTCCTGCCAGAGAAGCCCGTCAGGACACCTGCATGGAAGGTCTACATGGCTGTACGTGGCAAAACACCGCCCTTCATGCAGAACATCCTAGACAAGCTTAGGATGAGGAGGTGA
- a CDS encoding branched-chain amino acid ABC transporter permease, giving the protein MELSFIVYSLAWGSALALMAGGLAIYYSVSRIANFAHGEFASIGVITYLLLVAALHSFANCKGYDIVYCASLSPDNLWMLALVFAAGGLVSLATFVAVFWPLSRRGATPLQLMVASIGVMMVIRFLLYIVAGLFQWLSLPSPGAAEYVVAGFRIDLAELLSIVLAVAALVLIALFTSKTMLGISLRAVADNPTLAEAAGINSFRVQAIAWFIGGGLAALGGVLMFILTGPPGERPIVELGWMNLLSIFAAAVLGGLGSFYGTLAASILLGLAYNEAAAWISSSLGLDSSLALSVPFALTLLVLLFFPEGLAGIDWYRLIRLVWRIGRR; this is encoded by the coding sequence ATGGAGCTAAGCTTCATAGTGTACTCTCTGGCGTGGGGCTCTGCATTAGCACTAATGGCTGGCGGTCTTGCAATCTACTATTCCGTCAGTAGAATCGCCAACTTCGCCCACGGGGAGTTCGCAAGTATTGGAGTGATAACGTATCTCTTGCTTGTAGCAGCTCTGCACAGCTTTGCAAACTGCAAAGGCTACGACATAGTCTACTGTGCATCTCTCAGCCCGGACAATCTCTGGATGCTAGCCCTTGTCTTCGCGGCCGGTGGGCTGGTATCTCTTGCCACGTTCGTTGCCGTCTTCTGGCCGCTTTCAAGGAGGGGGGCAACACCTCTCCAGCTTATGGTGGCTAGCATAGGTGTTATGATGGTTATACGTTTCCTGCTCTACATTGTCGCAGGCTTGTTCCAGTGGCTTAGCCTGCCATCCCCCGGAGCTGCTGAGTACGTCGTGGCTGGGTTTAGGATAGATCTTGCCGAGCTGCTGAGTATTGTGTTAGCTGTTGCAGCGCTTGTACTAATAGCGCTGTTTACCTCAAAGACAATGCTCGGTATCTCTCTACGAGCAGTAGCTGATAATCCCACACTCGCCGAGGCCGCTGGAATAAACAGCTTCAGGGTGCAAGCCATAGCCTGGTTTATAGGTGGAGGGCTGGCGGCGCTTGGAGGAGTACTAATGTTTATACTGACGGGGCCTCCGGGAGAGAGGCCTATAGTAGAGCTTGGCTGGATGAACCTACTTTCAATATTCGCTGCAGCAGTTCTCGGCGGCCTAGGCAGCTTCTATGGAACGCTTGCTGCGAGCATACTCCTCGGCCTTGCTTACAACGAGGCTGCTGCTTGGATCTCATCAAGCCTTGGGCTTGATAGCTCTCTAGCCCTCTCAGTCCCCTTCGCGTTGACCCTCCTCGTGCTCCTCTTCTTCCCGGAGGGCCTGGCGGGAATTGACTGGTATAGGCTTATCAGGCTAGTTTGGAGGATAGGACGGAGGTGA
- a CDS encoding ABC transporter substrate-binding protein, with translation MKGFRAISIYVVVGLLILGLLVGLAVGYFIGGGGGESKSATSTPAFNESSSVNFTAAGGGLQGEIPIGILLPQTGSLAQDGRDNIKAAKLAIEDFNKLLESIGAPFRFKAIVADSGTDPNKALAALQTLYNQHHVQIVVGTDSSWVLSGVMSFANEHHIVMISPASTSPALALKDYIFRIVGNDKGQGKALAALVHNNGFNAAVVIFRDEAYGRGIAEAFKENFEALGGTAVLVPYNPQKSDYAPEVQKLASEVEKLLNEGKNVAVIIVAFETDGINILSHAADIPVLSQVKWFASESIRSPALLKAPDKVRQFLAKVELEGTFPIPPKSPLGEWFEKHFEEVYGHPPESPFSPYAYDAAYLACLAVTIAGKYDGTVIAKVLPEVAKNYYGVTGWKLLDENGDLKYQEYSIWKYVCEGGSCEFIDIAIYDPQSGKIQQIAG, from the coding sequence ATGAAAGGATTTAGAGCAATCTCAATATATGTTGTTGTGGGCCTGCTAATACTGGGCCTGCTAGTAGGCCTAGCAGTAGGCTACTTTATTGGTGGCGGCGGCGGTGAGAGTAAGTCAGCTACTAGTACACCAGCCTTCAACGAAAGCTCAAGCGTAAACTTTACTGCTGCAGGAGGCGGCCTTCAGGGCGAGATACCTATCGGCATATTGCTCCCGCAGACGGGAAGCTTGGCGCAGGATGGAAGGGACAATATTAAGGCTGCCAAGCTGGCAATAGAAGACTTTAACAAGCTACTAGAGTCGATAGGTGCTCCATTCCGCTTTAAGGCTATAGTTGCTGATAGTGGTACTGACCCCAATAAGGCGCTTGCAGCACTACAGACACTCTACAACCAGCACCACGTACAGATTGTCGTGGGTACTGATAGCAGCTGGGTGCTAAGCGGCGTAATGAGCTTTGCCAACGAGCACCACATAGTCATGATAAGCCCAGCCAGTACGAGCCCTGCGCTAGCACTGAAGGACTACATATTCAGGATCGTTGGCAACGATAAGGGTCAGGGTAAGGCGCTAGCAGCACTAGTTCACAATAATGGGTTCAACGCTGCTGTCGTGATATTCAGAGACGAAGCTTATGGCCGTGGCATAGCTGAGGCATTCAAGGAGAACTTTGAAGCCTTGGGTGGTACAGCGGTCCTAGTACCGTATAACCCACAGAAGAGCGACTATGCTCCAGAGGTTCAGAAGCTAGCATCGGAGGTTGAGAAGCTCCTCAACGAGGGTAAAAATGTTGCAGTTATCATCGTCGCGTTCGAAACAGACGGGATAAACATACTGAGCCATGCAGCCGATATACCGGTGCTAAGCCAGGTAAAGTGGTTTGCCAGCGAGTCTATCAGGTCGCCAGCGCTGCTCAAGGCCCCTGACAAGGTTAGACAGTTTCTAGCCAAGGTGGAGCTTGAGGGTACATTCCCAATACCGCCCAAGAGCCCGCTAGGTGAATGGTTTGAAAAGCACTTCGAGGAGGTATACGGCCATCCGCCAGAGTCTCCGTTCTCGCCATACGCTTATGATGCCGCCTACCTGGCATGCCTGGCTGTAACCATTGCAGGTAAGTACGACGGTACGGTCATAGCTAAGGTGTTGCCGGAGGTGGCTAAGAACTACTATGGTGTTACGGGCTGGAAGTTGCTAGACGAGAATGGTGACCTCAAGTACCAGGAGTACAGCATCTGGAAGTACGTCTGCGAAGGGGGATCCTGCGAGTTCATCGATATCGCCATATACGATCCACAAAGTGGCAAGATACAGCAGATAGCAGGCTAG
- a CDS encoding archaemetzincin: MVVIHIAGTHVERDDLVFLSARLREAYSNAHVNIVEQELEPPPSAYDPVRRQYLSDAILELAAILHEKLRGDALLVVAGFDAYTPGLNFVFGQALLGRGVAVVYTARLHPEFYGEPPNEALYRRRLLKEALHELGHALGLEHCATPGCVMNFSNSIWGVDKKKPMYCRRCTVKLAARGVRVSPAYILGA, translated from the coding sequence ATGGTAGTCATACACATTGCGGGTACACACGTTGAGCGGGATGATCTGGTGTTTCTCTCTGCTAGGCTCAGGGAGGCCTACAGTAACGCACACGTAAACATCGTGGAGCAGGAGCTGGAGCCGCCTCCGTCAGCCTATGACCCGGTGCGCCGCCAGTACCTCAGCGACGCTATACTGGAGCTTGCAGCTATTCTCCACGAGAAGCTTAGGGGCGATGCCCTACTGGTTGTGGCAGGCTTTGACGCCTATACGCCAGGCCTCAACTTTGTATTTGGCCAGGCACTCCTGGGCCGGGGTGTCGCCGTGGTCTACACTGCGAGGCTGCACCCAGAGTTCTACGGTGAGCCGCCAAACGAAGCTCTCTATCGTAGGAGGCTTCTGAAGGAAGCGCTACACGAGCTTGGCCACGCCCTTGGCCTGGAGCACTGTGCTACCCCGGGCTGCGTCATGAACTTCAGCAATAGCATATGGGGGGTTGATAAGAAGAAACCAATGTACTGTAGGCGGTGTACAGTAAAACTGGCCGCCAGGGGTGTAAGGGTCTCGCCAGCCTACATACTCGGAGCCTGA
- a CDS encoding aminopeptidase, whose product MPDPRISKLAKLIAEYCVSIRPGDEVVISAGLEALPLVRELYREVVSRGGYPLLVSLRDEVLDEIFYRYAKDNVLDHISPVEKLLAEKIDVSISILAPSHTKHLNGVDPERMARRSRARFELTRIYMERSARGELRWTLAPYPTRAMAQEAGMSILEFEEFVYRATMVDRDDPIAAWREKAREQQKIVDMLNRVSELHIKGPGIDFKVSVAGRKWINDDGRYNMPGGEVFTGPVEDTAEGYIEFDYPAIWRGVEVEGVRLVFRRGEVVEATARRGEDFLRKMLQTDEGARRLGELAFGLNYNIDRFTKEILFDEKIGGTMHIALGASYPETGGRNQSSIHWDMIRSLWSHKVYADGDLIYENGRFIKDVL is encoded by the coding sequence ATGCCCGACCCTCGTATCTCAAAGCTTGCCAAGCTGATTGCAGAATACTGTGTCTCCATTCGCCCAGGCGACGAAGTCGTTATATCTGCTGGACTTGAGGCGTTGCCTCTAGTGCGGGAGCTTTACCGGGAGGTCGTTAGCCGGGGCGGGTACCCGCTCCTCGTAAGCCTCCGAGACGAGGTTCTCGATGAAATATTCTACCGGTACGCCAAGGACAATGTCCTAGACCATATTAGCCCCGTGGAGAAGCTCCTAGCCGAAAAGATTGACGTCTCCATATCCATACTGGCGCCGAGCCATACCAAGCACTTGAATGGCGTTGATCCGGAGAGGATGGCTAGGCGTAGCCGGGCCCGGTTCGAGCTGACAAGGATATACATGGAGAGGAGCGCGAGAGGCGAGCTGCGCTGGACCCTGGCGCCCTACCCAACACGGGCTATGGCCCAGGAGGCTGGCATGTCTATTCTCGAGTTTGAAGAGTTCGTATATCGTGCAACCATGGTTGACCGCGACGACCCCATAGCTGCGTGGAGAGAGAAGGCTAGGGAGCAGCAGAAGATAGTGGACATGTTGAACAGGGTGTCAGAGCTACACATCAAGGGGCCCGGTATAGACTTCAAGGTGAGCGTCGCGGGGAGGAAGTGGATAAACGATGACGGCCGCTACAACATGCCAGGCGGCGAAGTCTTTACCGGCCCGGTGGAGGACACAGCTGAGGGCTACATAGAGTTCGACTACCCCGCCATATGGCGGGGCGTCGAGGTGGAGGGTGTACGGCTCGTCTTCCGCCGCGGCGAAGTCGTAGAGGCCACTGCGAGGAGAGGCGAGGACTTTCTCCGTAAGATGCTCCAGACAGACGAGGGAGCCAGGAGGCTGGGAGAGCTAGCCTTCGGGCTAAACTACAACATTGACAGGTTCACCAAGGAGATACTATTCGACGAGAAGATAGGCGGCACCATGCACATAGCACTAGGAGCATCCTACCCCGAGACTGGCGGGAGGAACCAGTCGAGCATCCACTGGGACATGATAAGGAGCCTCTGGAGCCACAAGGTCTACGCTGACGGCGACCTGATATATGAGAACGGCCGCTTCATAAAGGATGTACTCTAG
- a CDS encoding potassium channel family protein has protein sequence MIYRVIRRLVRELAGRITIILVAFAGLLLVAGAIFSYVEYRGLWEGVYWAFVTATTIGYGDIYPETWLGRVVAVATAVAGIALFTALIGVVADHFAAKAARAERGELPVREKGHIVIMGWTRHTERLVEELRANLSDKHIVLLNTDGPVIRTASITTVRGDPTRTKDQLKASTDKAWAIVVSTGDDSKTILAVLHARRLNPQALIVAEALEEENIDPIRQAGADRVVYTGGLGGDLLASAVFEPSVPRLIADLASSVEGIADLVEEPATSYAGKTFLEALVEAKKTEDKLLVAVVKHDGMIIASPPPDYRIEDGDKLIVLVKSHREKSS, from the coding sequence GTGATATACCGTGTCATAAGGAGGTTGGTTAGAGAGCTTGCAGGCAGGATAACAATTATCCTTGTCGCGTTTGCGGGGCTTCTACTCGTTGCAGGTGCCATTTTCAGCTATGTCGAATATCGTGGCCTCTGGGAGGGCGTCTACTGGGCCTTCGTGACAGCCACGACGATAGGCTACGGCGATATATACCCGGAGACGTGGCTCGGGCGCGTCGTAGCAGTAGCAACAGCTGTAGCTGGCATAGCCCTATTTACGGCACTCATAGGCGTTGTGGCAGACCATTTTGCCGCGAAAGCTGCCAGGGCTGAGAGGGGTGAGCTACCAGTACGCGAGAAGGGCCACATAGTGATTATGGGCTGGACACGTCATACAGAGAGACTAGTCGAGGAGCTGCGCGCAAATCTTTCCGACAAGCACATAGTCCTGCTAAACACTGATGGCCCCGTGATACGTACAGCAAGCATTACAACCGTGCGTGGTGACCCCACGAGGACCAAGGACCAGCTAAAAGCTAGCACAGACAAGGCCTGGGCAATAGTAGTCTCTACTGGTGACGACTCAAAGACGATACTAGCAGTACTCCACGCCAGGAGGCTCAACCCCCAAGCACTAATCGTCGCGGAGGCGCTCGAAGAGGAGAACATCGACCCGATAAGGCAGGCTGGCGCCGACCGTGTAGTATACACGGGTGGTCTTGGAGGAGACCTCCTGGCAAGCGCAGTCTTCGAGCCCTCAGTTCCACGGCTCATAGCTGACCTAGCTAGTAGTGTTGAGGGCATAGCAGACCTTGTAGAGGAGCCCGCCACGAGCTATGCAGGCAAGACGTTCCTGGAGGCACTAGTAGAGGCTAAGAAGACCGAGGACAAGCTATTGGTAGCCGTGGTAAAGCATGACGGGATGATAATCGCAAGCCCGCCACCAGACTACCGGATAGAGGATGGCGACAAGCTAATCGTCCTAGTAAAGTCGCACAGGGAGAAGAGTAGCTGA